From the genome of Scytonema hofmannii PCC 7110, one region includes:
- a CDS encoding DUF4365 domain-containing protein: MLIEPHILESLSRAYIRASAGKAGLNLSIREYDYGVDGNFDEITIRNNRRVESGFSLSFQLKASTQWQRDDNTVIYDLEAKTYNDLVIRRNFRMAVPCILILFALPTDSSQWLIYNEEEMRLRGSCYWEYLSGKPTANRQSVRIKISRQQRLTPESLLDLIEKVKTGEWL; this comes from the coding sequence GTGTTGATCGAACCTCATATTCTTGAATCATTAAGTCGAGCCTACATTCGAGCGAGCGCTGGTAAAGCAGGCTTAAATCTTTCTATCCGCGAATACGATTATGGAGTAGACGGCAACTTCGATGAAATTACTATCCGCAATAATCGACGAGTCGAGTCAGGCTTTTCCCTAAGCTTTCAATTAAAAGCTTCAACCCAATGGCAGCGAGACGATAACACAGTTATTTATGACTTGGAAGCCAAAACCTACAACGATTTAGTCATTCGACGTAATTTCAGGATGGCTGTACCTTGTATCCTCATCCTGTTCGCCTTACCAACAGACTCATCTCAGTGGTTGATATACAATGAAGAAGAAATGCGGCTTCGAGGCAGTTGTTACTGGGAATATCTTAGTGGCAAACCAACTGCAAATCGGCAAAGTGTTAGAATTAAAATCTCGCGACAACAACGGTTAACTCCAGAATCATTGCTAGATTTAATAGAGAAAGTAAAAACAGGAGAGTGGTTATGA
- a CDS encoding sigma-70 family RNA polymerase sigma factor, whose amino-acid sequence MEPKLPQSNSRELQEETDEALFVALKNGDSSALSVLFNRHSRLVYGLALKILADSQEAEDLTQEVFLTLWRKASSNPDCRFFVRYLVTIARSRAIDKLRARSRQLKLVEQWGKTMTSEAASSPTPVEQATFAERSQRIHNALLQLPEKQRQVIELAYNQGLSQSEIAKQLEIPLGTVKTCTRQGLLKLKRILLDSDLLAYE is encoded by the coding sequence ATGGAACCTAAACTTCCCCAGTCAAATTCGAGAGAGCTTCAAGAGGAGACAGATGAAGCTTTGTTTGTGGCGCTTAAAAATGGCGATTCTTCTGCATTAAGCGTTTTGTTCAATCGTCATAGCCGTTTAGTGTATGGATTAGCACTCAAGATTTTGGCTGACTCGCAAGAAGCAGAAGACTTGACGCAAGAAGTTTTTCTCACACTGTGGAGAAAAGCATCTAGCAACCCAGATTGTCGGTTTTTCGTTCGCTATCTTGTGACTATCGCACGCTCGCGAGCAATTGATAAACTCCGCGCTCGTAGCAGACAACTTAAACTTGTTGAACAATGGGGAAAAACCATGACAAGCGAAGCAGCATCTTCTCCAACGCCTGTTGAGCAGGCAACCTTTGCAGAACGATCTCAACGAATTCACAATGCTCTTTTACAACTCCCAGAAAAACAGCGCCAGGTGATTGAACTCGCTTATAACCAAGGATTAAGTCAGTCAGAAATTGCCAAACAACTTGAGATTCCTCTAGGCACAGTCAAAACCTGCACCCGCCAAGGATTACTAAAACTAAAACGCATCTTACTAGATTCTGATTTATTAGCGTATGAATAA
- a CDS encoding anti-sigma factor translates to MNKSFDPEHIKNLAAGFVVDDLTPEEAEEFRLLLAQHPELIAEVEDLQEVLRQVLDGFTEVEAPTHLLPKILAQVESSTAQATAAQNSSRVATRTPRPWRKITLSIAALFVVILGIDNYRLRQTLSFVTADNKRLRQDFAQAQVVKTMLQNYETRLFTLKGVNSADVASGSMIINPEQQKAVMVFQNLPAPPPGYVYLLWTLVANEKLPCGEVKTRSWGNTSYELPFTPQMYREFYHPQFSGLIVTLETDKNVSRPTGTVVMRSSQI, encoded by the coding sequence ATGAATAAATCTTTCGATCCCGAACATATCAAAAACCTTGCAGCAGGGTTTGTCGTTGACGATCTTACCCCTGAAGAAGCTGAAGAGTTTCGGCTGTTACTCGCTCAACATCCAGAACTAATTGCTGAAGTTGAAGATTTGCAGGAAGTTCTGCGACAAGTACTAGATGGTTTTACCGAGGTAGAAGCTCCAACGCATTTACTGCCAAAAATTCTTGCACAAGTTGAAAGTTCGACCGCGCAAGCTACTGCGGCTCAAAACTCCTCAAGAGTTGCGACGCGAACACCACGCCCATGGAGGAAAATTACACTTAGCATTGCTGCACTATTTGTTGTCATTTTGGGGATTGATAATTATCGGTTACGTCAAACTCTGAGTTTTGTCACAGCAGACAACAAGCGTTTGCGCCAGGATTTTGCCCAAGCTCAAGTCGTGAAGACCATGCTCCAAAATTATGAAACGCGACTGTTTACTCTAAAAGGCGTCAACTCAGCAGATGTTGCTTCAGGTAGTATGATTATAAATCCCGAACAACAAAAAGCAGTCATGGTTTTCCAGAATCTTCCCGCCCCACCTCCTGGATATGTCTATCTACTGTGGACACTTGTTGCCAACGAAAAGTTACCCTGTGGTGAAGTTAAGACCCGTTCTTGGGGAAACACTTCCTATGAGCTACCATTTACTCCTCAAATGTACAGAGAATTTTATCACCCACAATTTTCTGGGTTAATTGTGACCTTGGAGACAGATAAGAATGTCTCTCGTCCCACAGGAACTGTGGTTATGCGGAGTTCACAAATTTAG
- a CDS encoding cyclic peptide export ABC transporter — MNLITLLLRSSWKILALAAFIGLLSGVSTTGILVIINTQLARLSLSTALIWCFIGLCFIKFLTNIISKYLLINLAEKALVDLRLMLSERILATPLYHLEVLGKHRILATLTDDILAIANTVYIIPTLCIDITIVASCLFYLLWLSPNIFFLVAISLLLGIFSYQQIAYKATSFLLLARQQEDKLFNHFRSITEGTKELKLHYQRRQTFLKKELQETVQIYRRKNVVGMTIFATAASWGNSLFFVVVGLVIFALPTLQIIPTHILSGYALTILYLLSPLDYIMSAIPTFSKATVALKKVDSLKLSLSDRSDRCYFIAWDKADNFCDSLEFMGIAHTYHQDSEDTAFTLGPIDLTVLGGEIVFIIGGNGSGKSTLIKLMTGLYIPESGKIYLNNKLVTTENQEWFRQHFSVVFSDFYLFDNFLYLDKPIADNQIYDYLVKLQLDKKVKIKDGVLSTTSLSQGQRKRLALLTAYLEDRPIYVFDEWASDQDPVFKKIFYTQILPELKNKGKTVIVVTHDDQYFYLSDRLVKLDYGKEKCKIIH, encoded by the coding sequence ATGAACTTAATAACTTTGCTGTTACGCTCTTCTTGGAAAATTCTGGCTCTTGCTGCTTTTATCGGGTTATTGAGTGGGGTTAGCACAACAGGAATACTTGTAATAATTAATACTCAATTAGCTCGCTTATCACTGTCAACAGCATTAATTTGGTGTTTTATAGGTCTTTGTTTTATAAAATTTCTGACTAATATTATTTCTAAATATTTGTTAATAAATTTGGCAGAAAAAGCACTTGTGGACTTACGCCTTATGTTGAGCGAAAGAATTTTAGCTACACCATTATATCATTTAGAAGTTTTAGGAAAACATCGTATTTTAGCTACGTTAACAGACGATATTTTAGCAATTGCTAACACGGTTTACATTATTCCTACATTGTGTATTGATATAACTATTGTAGCAAGTTGTCTTTTTTATTTGTTGTGGTTATCCCCAAACATATTTTTTTTGGTAGCCATCTCTTTATTATTAGGAATATTTAGCTATCAGCAAATTGCATATAAAGCAACATCATTTTTGCTCTTAGCTCGCCAACAAGAAGATAAATTGTTTAACCATTTTCGGAGTATTACTGAAGGAACAAAAGAACTTAAACTTCACTATCAGCGACGACAAACTTTTTTGAAGAAAGAACTTCAAGAAACTGTACAAATCTATCGGCGTAAAAATGTAGTTGGAATGACTATATTTGCAACTGCTGCTAGTTGGGGTAATAGCTTATTCTTTGTGGTTGTCGGACTGGTAATTTTTGCTCTGCCTACTCTCCAAATTATCCCCACTCATATTTTATCTGGCTATGCACTGACTATTCTCTACTTGCTTTCACCTTTGGATTACATTATGAGTGCTATTCCTACTTTCAGCAAGGCAACAGTTGCTTTAAAGAAGGTTGATTCTCTCAAACTATCATTATCGGATCGTAGCGATCGCTGTTATTTTATAGCTTGGGATAAAGCCGATAATTTTTGCGATAGTTTAGAATTTATGGGGATCGCTCATACTTATCATCAAGATTCAGAAGATACAGCTTTTACTCTTGGTCCCATCGATTTGACTGTTTTAGGTGGTGAAATTGTTTTTATAATTGGTGGTAATGGTAGTGGGAAGTCTACTCTTATTAAACTAATGACTGGTTTATATATTCCTGAAAGTGGAAAAATTTATCTCAATAACAAACTAGTTACAACAGAAAATCAAGAGTGGTTTCGCCAACATTTTTCAGTTGTATTTTCTGATTTTTATCTGTTTGATAATTTTTTATATTTGGATAAACCTATTGCTGACAACCAAATTTATGACTATTTAGTTAAATTACAACTAGATAAAAAAGTGAAAATCAAAGATGGCGTACTTTCCACTACCTCATTGTCTCAAGGACAACGAAAGCGTTTAGCCTTGTTAACAGCTTATTTAGAAGATCGTCCTATATATGTATTTGATGAATGGGCATCCGATCAAGATCCCGTGTTTAAAAAGATTTTTTATACGCAGATACTGCCTGAATTGAAAAATAAAGGCAAAACTGTAATAGTCGTTACTCATGATGACCAATATTTCTATTTATCAGACCGCTTAGTTAAGTTAGATTATGGTAAGGAAAAATGCAAGATAATTCATTAG